Proteins encoded in a region of the Mycobacterium branderi genome:
- a CDS encoding DUF3145 domain-containing protein: MRASNQFADATTGVVYIHASPAAVCPHVEWALSSTLNAKANLKWTPQPAMPGQLRAVTNWFGPVGTGARLANALRSWSVLRFEVTEDPSPGVDGQRFSHTPQLGLWSGTMSANGDIMIGEMRLRAMMSEGADALAAELDSALGTAWDEALEIYRDGGDGAEVSWLSRGVG, translated from the coding sequence ATGCGTGCGTCGAACCAGTTCGCCGACGCGACGACTGGCGTGGTCTACATCCACGCCTCGCCCGCCGCGGTGTGTCCGCATGTCGAGTGGGCGCTGTCGTCGACCCTGAACGCCAAGGCGAACCTGAAGTGGACTCCGCAGCCGGCGATGCCTGGGCAGCTGCGGGCGGTTACCAACTGGTTCGGCCCGGTCGGCACCGGCGCACGGTTGGCCAATGCGTTGCGCTCCTGGTCGGTGCTGCGCTTCGAGGTCACCGAGGACCCCAGCCCCGGCGTCGACGGTCAACGGTTCAGCCACACCCCGCAGCTGGGCCTGTGGAGCGGGACGATGAGCGCCAACGGCGACATCATGATCGGGGAGATGCGGCTGCGGGCGATGATGTCCGAGGGCGCCGATGCGCTGGCCGCCGAGTTGGATTCGGCGCTGGGCACCGCGTGGGACGAGGCGCTCGAGATCTACCGCGACGGCGGCGACGGCGCGGAGGTGTCCTGGCTCAGTCGGGGTGTGGGCTGA
- a CDS encoding SHOCT domain-containing protein: MRGRRLAKFSLTVAILGMVVAVGGFVVVLVSTLFLDQYNAYGEVPIPGEGSLQLPAGDVNISLHTVVISSPSGGGLPVPPLGVRITPPDGVAQPVVTESIGGTRTVNNDAHVRVWVAHIAAEGTYDITTEGQVNGFVRPRLAFGHNRSYGHLVWWFGGMFVVGLIGSVMSGRWLTRTARKPVAAMPQGPPATPYPPSDEGVRVEQLKTLAALRDSGALTEAEFQAEKRRILDGR, encoded by the coding sequence ATGCGCGGCAGACGATTGGCGAAGTTTTCGCTGACGGTCGCCATCCTCGGCATGGTGGTTGCGGTAGGCGGCTTCGTCGTCGTCTTGGTGAGCACGTTGTTTCTGGACCAGTACAACGCCTACGGCGAGGTACCGATCCCCGGGGAGGGCAGCCTGCAGTTGCCCGCCGGTGATGTCAATATCAGCCTGCACACCGTCGTGATCAGCAGTCCCAGCGGTGGCGGCCTGCCGGTGCCGCCGCTCGGGGTAAGAATCACGCCACCCGACGGTGTGGCACAACCGGTGGTGACCGAAAGCATCGGCGGTACAAGGACAGTCAACAATGACGCGCATGTGCGGGTGTGGGTGGCACATATTGCCGCCGAGGGCACATACGACATCACAACCGAGGGCCAAGTCAACGGATTCGTCCGGCCGCGATTGGCGTTCGGGCACAACAGGTCTTACGGCCATCTCGTGTGGTGGTTCGGTGGCATGTTTGTTGTGGGCCTGATCGGTTCGGTGATGTCGGGGCGGTGGCTGACCCGCACCGCGCGCAAACCGGTGGCGGCGATGCCCCAGGGGCCTCCGGCAACGCCCTACCCGCCCAGCGACGAGGGTGTCCGCGTCGAGCAGCTCAAAACACTGGCAGCGCTGCGAGATTCGGGAGCGCTGACCGAAGCGGAGTTTCAGGCCGAGAAACGCCGCATCCTCGACGGGCGCTAG
- a CDS encoding S-(hydroxymethyl)mycothiol dehydrogenase, whose amino-acid sequence MSQTVRGVVSRKKGDPVEVVDIVIPDPGPGEVVVDVIACGVCHTDLTYRQGGITDDYPFLLGHEAAGTVESVGPDVTAVAPGDFVILNWRAVCGQCRACKRGWPHLCFDTFNAEQKMTLADGTELTPALGIGAFADKTLVHQGQCTKVDPAADPAVAGLLGCGVMAGIGAAINTGGVTRDDTVAVIGCGGVGDAAIAGAALVGARRIIAVDTDDTKLDWARGFGATHTVNARSEDVAKAIQDLTDGFGANVVIDAVGRPETWKQAFYARDLAGTVVLVGVPTPDMRLEMPLLDFFSHGGALKSSWYGDCLPERDFPTLIDLYLQGRLPLEKFVSERIGLGDIEEAFEKMHDGKVLRSVVML is encoded by the coding sequence ATGAGTCAGACAGTGCGCGGCGTGGTTTCGCGAAAGAAGGGCGATCCGGTCGAGGTCGTCGACATCGTCATCCCCGATCCTGGCCCCGGCGAGGTGGTTGTCGACGTCATTGCGTGCGGGGTCTGCCACACCGACCTGACCTACCGCCAAGGTGGCATCACCGACGACTACCCGTTTCTGCTCGGCCACGAAGCCGCCGGCACAGTCGAATCCGTCGGGCCGGACGTGACCGCGGTGGCACCCGGCGACTTCGTGATCCTCAACTGGCGCGCGGTCTGCGGTCAATGCCGCGCCTGCAAACGCGGCTGGCCGCACCTGTGCTTCGACACCTTCAACGCCGAACAAAAGATGACGCTCGCCGACGGCACCGAGCTGACGCCGGCGCTGGGCATCGGAGCGTTCGCCGACAAGACGCTGGTGCACCAGGGACAGTGCACCAAGGTCGATCCGGCCGCCGACCCGGCGGTGGCCGGCCTGTTGGGCTGTGGGGTGATGGCCGGGATCGGCGCCGCGATCAACACCGGCGGCGTCACCCGCGACGACACGGTCGCGGTAATCGGTTGCGGCGGTGTGGGTGACGCCGCGATCGCCGGGGCGGCGCTAGTGGGCGCGCGGCGCATCATCGCCGTCGACACCGACGACACCAAACTGGACTGGGCTCGGGGCTTCGGCGCCACCCACACCGTCAACGCCCGCAGCGAAGACGTCGCCAAGGCGATCCAGGATCTGACCGACGGGTTCGGCGCCAACGTGGTGATCGACGCTGTCGGCCGGCCCGAAACGTGGAAGCAGGCATTTTATGCCCGCGACCTCGCGGGAACCGTTGTGCTGGTGGGTGTTCCAACACCAGACATGCGGCTCGAGATGCCGCTGCTGGACTTCTTTTCGCACGGCGGGGCGCTGAAGTCGTCGTGGTACGGCGACTGCCTGCCCGAGCGTGACTTCCCCACCCTGATCGACCTTTATCTGCAAGGCCGGTTGCCGCTGGAGAAGTTCGTGTCCGAACGCATCGGGCTCGGCGACATCGAGGAGGCGTTCGAGAAGATGCACGACGGCAAAGTGCTGCGCTCGGTGGTGATGCTGTGA
- a CDS encoding diacylglycerol kinase gives MKHELTQVALLTNPASGHGNAPHAAEQAIARLHQRGIDVVEIVGTDAEHARRLLRDAVERGTDAVVVAGGDGVISDALQVLACTDIPLGIIPAGTGNDHAREFRLPTKDPAAAADIVADGWTETVDLGRIRDQSGATKWFGTVAAAGFDSLVTDRANRMRWPRGRMRYNLAMLAELSGLRLLPFRLVLDGREEIATDLTLAAFGNTRSYGGGMRICPNANHADGLLDITMVHSASRTRLIRLFPTVYKGTHVELDAVTTARATTVEVESPGINAYADGEFACPLPAEISAVPGALKILSPATMQSA, from the coding sequence GTGAAGCACGAACTCACGCAGGTGGCGTTGCTCACCAATCCGGCCTCGGGACACGGCAACGCGCCGCACGCCGCCGAACAGGCGATCGCCCGACTGCACCAGCGTGGCATCGATGTCGTCGAAATCGTCGGCACCGACGCCGAACACGCGCGCCGGCTGCTGCGCGACGCGGTGGAGCGCGGCACCGATGCGGTGGTGGTTGCCGGCGGCGACGGCGTGATTTCCGATGCACTGCAAGTCTTGGCGTGCACCGACATTCCGCTGGGAATCATTCCGGCGGGCACGGGCAACGATCACGCCCGCGAATTCCGGCTGCCCACCAAGGATCCCGCCGCGGCCGCAGACATCGTCGCCGACGGCTGGACGGAGACCGTTGACTTAGGCCGGATCCGCGACCAAAGCGGTGCCACGAAATGGTTCGGTACCGTCGCCGCCGCCGGATTCGATTCATTGGTCACCGATCGGGCCAATCGGATGCGCTGGCCGCGGGGACGCATGCGCTACAACCTGGCCATGCTCGCCGAGCTGTCTGGTTTGCGGCTCTTGCCGTTTCGGCTGGTGCTCGACGGCCGCGAGGAGATCGCCACCGACCTCACGCTGGCCGCGTTCGGCAACACCCGCAGCTACGGCGGCGGAATGCGGATCTGCCCCAACGCGAATCACGCCGACGGCCTGCTCGACATCACGATGGTGCATTCCGCGTCGCGCACACGCCTGATCCGGTTGTTCCCGACGGTGTACAAGGGCACGCATGTCGAGCTCGACGCGGTGACCACGGCTCGCGCCACCACCGTCGAGGTGGAGTCACCGGGCATCAACGCCTATGCCGACGGGGAATTCGCCTGCCCACTGCCGGCCGAGATCTCGGCCGTGCCCGGCGCGCTGAAAATCCTTAGCCCGGCGACGATGCAGAGCGCGTAG
- a CDS encoding glycerol-3-phosphate dehydrogenase/oxidase — protein sequence MSTALNAARRTADLTALADGAPLDLLVIGGGITGAGIALDAASRGLSVALVEKHDLAFGTSRWSSKLVHGGLRYLATGNVGIARRSAVERGILMTRNAPHLVRAMPQLVPLLPSMGRAERALVRAGFLAGDVLRKAAGTPSSVLPRSRRISAQRVIEMAATVRRDGLDGGLLAYDGQLIDDARLVVAVARTAAQHRARILTYVAASEATGSSVRLTDQRSGESFDVSARAVINATGVWAGEIDPALKLRPSRGTHLVFDAETLGNPTAALTIPIPGELNRFIFAMPEQLGRVYLGLTDEDASGAIPDVPQPSPAEIDFLLQTVNRALEITLDDSDVIGAYAGLRPLIDTGAGRTADVSRDHAIVESDSGVISVIGGKLTEYRRMAQDVLDHAVERRGLTAGVCRTPDLPLLGALANSGSDVALTTDLPESLIARYGAEAANVVATASCERPTDPVADGIDVTRAEFEYAITHEGALDAGDILDRRTRIGLVPADRERVVGVADEFLGRFG from the coding sequence ATGTCGACTGCCCTGAACGCGGCGCGGCGCACCGCCGACCTGACCGCCTTGGCCGACGGCGCGCCGCTGGATCTGCTCGTCATCGGCGGCGGCATCACCGGAGCCGGCATCGCCTTGGACGCAGCCTCCCGCGGCCTGTCGGTGGCGCTGGTAGAAAAGCACGATCTGGCGTTCGGCACCAGCCGGTGGAGTTCCAAACTGGTGCACGGCGGCCTGCGCTACCTTGCCACCGGCAACGTCGGCATCGCCCGGCGCAGCGCCGTCGAGCGCGGAATCCTGATGACCCGCAACGCTCCTCATTTGGTGCGTGCGATGCCGCAGCTGGTCCCGTTACTGCCGTCAATGGGCCGTGCCGAGCGGGCCTTGGTGCGCGCCGGATTCCTGGCCGGCGATGTGTTGCGCAAGGCGGCGGGCACGCCGTCATCGGTGTTGCCGCGGTCACGGCGTATTTCGGCGCAGCGCGTCATCGAGATGGCCGCAACCGTGCGGCGCGACGGCCTCGACGGCGGCCTGCTCGCCTACGACGGGCAGCTGATCGACGACGCCCGATTGGTCGTGGCCGTCGCGCGCACCGCCGCGCAGCATCGTGCTCGCATCCTGACCTACGTGGCCGCATCGGAGGCCACCGGCTCGTCGGTACGGCTGACCGACCAGCGCAGCGGCGAATCGTTCGACGTGTCGGCCCGCGCCGTCATCAACGCGACCGGGGTGTGGGCCGGCGAGATCGACCCCGCATTGAAGTTACGGCCCAGCCGCGGAACACATCTGGTCTTCGACGCCGAAACTCTTGGCAATCCGACTGCGGCGCTGACCATTCCGATACCCGGTGAGCTCAATCGGTTTATCTTCGCCATGCCCGAGCAGCTGGGCCGGGTCTACCTCGGCCTGACCGACGAAGACGCCTCTGGCGCGATTCCCGATGTACCGCAGCCCAGTCCGGCCGAGATCGACTTTCTGCTGCAAACAGTCAACAGGGCACTGGAAATCACGCTCGACGACTCTGACGTCATCGGCGCCTACGCCGGTCTGCGGCCGTTGATCGACACCGGTGCAGGCCGCACAGCCGACGTTTCGCGTGACCACGCGATCGTAGAGTCGGACTCCGGCGTGATCAGCGTGATCGGGGGCAAGCTCACCGAATACCGGCGCATGGCCCAAGATGTCCTCGATCACGCTGTTGAGCGTCGCGGACTCACAGCGGGCGTGTGCCGGACCCCTGACCTCCCGCTGCTCGGCGCCCTGGCAAACTCCGGGTCGGACGTCGCGCTGACCACCGACCTGCCGGAGTCGTTGATCGCCCGCTACGGGGCCGAAGCGGCCAACGTCGTCGCGACCGCTAGCTGCGAACGGCCCACCGACCCGGTCGCCGACGGCATCGACGTGACCCGCGCGGAATTCGAATACGCGATCACCCATGAGGGCGCGTTGGACGCCGGCGACATCCTCGACCGCCGAACCCGTATCGGACTGGTCCCCGCCGATCGGGAACGCGTTGTCGGAGTGGCCGACGAGTTTTTGGGCCGCTTCGGCTGA
- a CDS encoding SDR family oxidoreductase: MATDLVAKVPDLSGKLAVVTGSNSGLGFGLARRLSAAGADVVMAIRNRAKGEAAIDQIRATVPDASLTIKPLDLSSLASVAALGEQLNSEGRPIDILINNAGVMTPPHRDTTADGFELQFGSNHLGHFALTAHLLPLLRAAGSARVVSLSSIAARRSGKIHFDDLQFEKSYAPMQAYGQSKLAVLMFALELDRRSRNAGWGIVSNAAHPGLTKTNLQTSGPSHGRATPSIMERLYKISWRLTPFLWQEIDEGILPALYAATSPQAEGGAFYGPHGIYEAAGGGVTRAKVPARARNDADCRQLWEVSEQLTGVSYPDA; the protein is encoded by the coding sequence GTGGCCACCGATCTCGTCGCCAAAGTCCCGGACCTGTCCGGAAAACTCGCCGTCGTCACCGGATCCAACAGCGGCCTGGGCTTCGGGCTTGCGCGCCGGCTCTCGGCGGCCGGCGCCGACGTCGTCATGGCGATCCGCAACCGCGCCAAGGGCGAGGCCGCCATCGACCAGATCCGTGCCACGGTGCCCGACGCCAGTTTGACCATCAAGCCCCTCGACCTGTCGTCGCTGGCCAGCGTCGCCGCGTTGGGTGAGCAGCTGAACTCCGAAGGCCGCCCGATCGACATCCTGATCAACAACGCCGGCGTGATGACACCGCCGCACCGCGACACCACCGCGGACGGATTCGAATTACAGTTCGGCAGCAACCATCTCGGCCATTTTGCGCTCACCGCGCACCTGCTGCCGCTGCTGCGCGCCGCCGGCAGTGCACGCGTCGTCTCGCTATCCAGCATCGCCGCCCGCCGAAGCGGCAAAATCCATTTCGACGACCTGCAATTCGAGAAGTCCTATGCGCCGATGCAGGCCTACGGCCAATCGAAGCTGGCGGTGCTGATGTTCGCGCTCGAGTTGGACCGCCGCAGCCGCAACGCCGGTTGGGGCATCGTGTCCAACGCCGCACACCCCGGGCTCACCAAGACCAACCTTCAGACCAGCGGCCCGTCGCACGGCCGGGCGACACCGTCGATCATGGAACGGCTCTACAAGATCTCCTGGCGGCTGACTCCGTTTTTGTGGCAGGAGATCGACGAGGGCATTCTGCCCGCGCTGTACGCCGCGACCAGTCCGCAAGCCGAGGGCGGCGCGTTCTACGGGCCGCATGGGATCTACGAGGCCGCCGGCGGCGGCGTGACGAGAGCCAAGGTGCCCGCCCGCGCCCGCAACGACGCCGACTGCCGGCAACTGTGGGAGGTCTCCGAGCAGCTCACCGGAGTCAGCTACCCCGATGCGTGA
- a CDS encoding serine hydrolase domain-containing protein — protein sequence MAALDALDDWPVATAAAAVVGPSGVLAAHGDTDRPFVLASVTKLLVARAVQVAIEEGVVELDTPAGPPDSTVRHLLAHASGLAMHSDHILAKPGTRRMYSNQGFTVLAETVAQASGFEFTQYLSEAIFEPLGMAATRLDGGAEAAGFGAISTVADLAAFAADLLCPTTVSAPMHADAISVQFPGLDGVLPGYGVQRPNDWGLGFEIKGSKSPHWTGGENSSRTFGHFGQSGTFIWADPEAERALVVLTDRDFGEWALPVWPALSDAVISDHRAD from the coding sequence ATGGCTGCACTCGACGCGCTCGACGACTGGCCGGTTGCGACTGCCGCCGCGGCGGTCGTCGGGCCCTCCGGCGTTTTGGCCGCGCACGGCGACACCGACCGCCCATTCGTGTTGGCGTCGGTGACCAAGCTGTTGGTCGCGCGCGCCGTGCAGGTCGCGATCGAAGAAGGGGTGGTCGAACTCGACACCCCGGCCGGCCCGCCGGATTCCACCGTCCGCCACCTGCTGGCGCACGCGTCCGGGTTGGCGATGCATTCCGACCACATCCTGGCCAAGCCGGGCACCCGCCGGATGTACTCCAACCAAGGATTCACCGTGCTGGCCGAGACGGTCGCGCAGGCCTCCGGCTTCGAGTTCACCCAGTACCTGAGCGAAGCGATCTTCGAGCCACTGGGGATGGCCGCCACCCGGCTCGACGGCGGCGCGGAGGCCGCCGGCTTCGGCGCAATCTCGACCGTGGCCGACCTGGCGGCGTTCGCCGCCGACCTGCTGTGCCCGACGACCGTGTCGGCGCCGATGCACGCCGACGCGATCTCCGTGCAGTTCCCCGGTCTGGACGGCGTCCTGCCCGGATACGGCGTGCAGCGGCCCAACGACTGGGGGCTGGGTTTCGAGATCAAGGGGTCCAAGTCGCCGCACTGGACGGGGGGCGAAAACTCGTCGCGCACCTTCGGCCATTTCGGGCAGTCGGGCACGTTTATCTGGGCTGATCCGGAGGCCGAGCGGGCGCTCGTGGTGCTCACCGACCGCGATTTCGGGGAGTGGGCGCTGCCGGTATGGCCGGCGCTGTCGGATGCCGTGATATCAGATCACCGCGCAGACTAG
- a CDS encoding MBL fold metallo-hydrolase produces the protein MIERVVTHGTFELDGGSWEVDNNIWIVGDDSDVVVFDAAHTAAPIVEAVRGRNVVAVVCTHGHNDHVTVAPQLGKTLDAPVLLHPGDDVLWRITHPDKDFRSVADGDTLSVGGTELRALHTPGHSPGSVCWYAPDLRAVFSGDTLFQGGPGATGRSFSDFPTILQSISGRLGTLPGDTVVYTGHGDTTTVGDEIVHYDEWVARGH, from the coding sequence GTGATCGAGCGGGTGGTCACCCACGGCACGTTCGAACTCGACGGCGGCAGTTGGGAAGTCGACAACAACATCTGGATCGTCGGCGACGACTCCGATGTCGTGGTGTTCGACGCCGCCCACACCGCCGCCCCGATCGTAGAGGCCGTCCGCGGGCGCAACGTGGTGGCGGTGGTGTGTACGCACGGCCACAACGACCACGTGACCGTCGCTCCCCAGCTCGGCAAAACCCTCGACGCGCCGGTGCTGCTGCATCCCGGCGACGACGTGCTGTGGCGAATAACCCATCCGGACAAGGATTTTCGCAGCGTCGCCGACGGCGACACCTTAAGCGTCGGGGGCACGGAGCTGCGCGCCCTGCACACCCCCGGTCACTCCCCCGGGTCGGTGTGCTGGTACGCCCCCGACCTGCGCGCGGTCTTCAGCGGCGACACGTTGTTCCAGGGCGGGCCGGGCGCGACCGGCCGCTCGTTCTCCGACTTCCCGACAATCCTGCAGTCGATCTCGGGCCGGCTCGGCACGTTGCCGGGCGACACCGTCGTCTACACCGGCCACGGCGACACAACCACCGTGGGCGACGAGATCGTGCACTACGACGAGTGGGTGGCCCGGGGGCACTGA
- a CDS encoding TetR/AcrR family transcriptional regulator: MLSISNAAVDDRILAAAASCVRDFGVERVALAEIARRAGVSRPTVYRRWPDTRSILADLLTRHITGAARDVPARGEGREALVERVVAVAERLRRDELVMAVLRSELAMVYITQRLGTSQRLLIDGLADNLRAAQRNGSVRPGDPRRLAAMVLLITQSTIQSAQIVEPILNAKALAAELTHALNGYLS, from the coding sequence ATGCTGTCAATCAGTAACGCCGCGGTGGATGACCGGATCCTGGCCGCCGCCGCGAGCTGTGTGCGAGATTTCGGGGTGGAGCGGGTGGCGCTGGCCGAGATCGCGCGGCGGGCCGGCGTCAGCCGACCGACCGTGTACCGCCGCTGGCCCGACACCCGCTCGATCCTGGCCGACCTGCTGACCAGGCACATCACCGGCGCGGCGCGCGACGTACCGGCCCGCGGCGAGGGCCGCGAAGCGCTGGTGGAGCGAGTGGTGGCGGTGGCCGAACGGCTGCGCCGCGACGAGCTGGTGATGGCGGTGCTGCGGTCGGAGCTGGCGATGGTCTACATCACCCAGCGGCTCGGCACCAGCCAACGCCTGCTGATCGACGGCCTCGCCGACAACCTTCGCGCCGCCCAACGCAACGGCAGCGTGCGGCCCGGCGACCCGCGCCGGCTGGCCGCGATGGTGCTGCTGATCACCCAGTCCACGATCCAATCCGCCCAGATCGTCGAGCCCATCCTGAACGCCAAGGCGCTGGCCGCCGAACTCACCCACGCCCTGAACGGATACCTGTCCTGA
- a CDS encoding class I SAM-dependent methyltransferase produces the protein MRESSIVVRPEPEESATYTPSSRLQAAGLAPAVALFERAAAEVPLPKPPQPIVIADYGAATGHNSLLPVCAAIAAIRRRTRPEHAILVTHTDLPGNDFTALFRTLSEDPDSYVHKDPASFSSAIGRSYYAQILPSGSVNLGWTSWATMWLSRTPTELPDHVQVAYSSDEAARAAYAHQAAQDWQAFLAFRGRELCLGGRLVVLTMAVGDDGEFGYRPLLDAIVAALQAHHRGGLLSADELRRMTIPTFARAEKDFRAPFAPKGRFEGLSIEHLEVFNAEDRFWARYQVDHDAAAFGAQWAAFARAAVFPTLAASLDGGPADPRAAEFVDHLEIAVAGRLSSAPAPMQIPLASVVLVKHGRSH, from the coding sequence ATGCGTGAATCGAGCATCGTCGTCCGGCCAGAGCCGGAGGAAAGTGCGACCTATACCCCGTCGTCGCGGCTGCAGGCCGCCGGGCTGGCGCCGGCCGTCGCGCTGTTCGAGCGGGCCGCTGCTGAGGTACCGCTGCCCAAGCCGCCGCAACCGATTGTCATCGCGGACTACGGCGCGGCCACCGGCCACAACTCGCTGCTGCCGGTGTGCGCCGCGATCGCAGCGATCCGTCGTCGCACCCGCCCCGAGCACGCCATCCTGGTCACCCACACCGACCTACCCGGCAACGATTTCACCGCGCTGTTTCGCACGCTGTCCGAGGACCCGGACAGCTACGTGCACAAGGACCCGGCGAGCTTCTCGTCGGCGATCGGCCGGTCCTACTACGCGCAGATTTTGCCGTCCGGCAGCGTCAACCTGGGCTGGACGTCCTGGGCGACGATGTGGCTGAGTCGGACACCGACCGAGCTGCCGGACCACGTACAGGTCGCCTACAGCAGCGACGAGGCTGCCCGCGCGGCGTATGCCCACCAGGCCGCCCAGGACTGGCAGGCGTTCCTGGCGTTCCGGGGCCGTGAGCTGTGCCTCGGCGGGCGGCTTGTGGTGCTGACGATGGCCGTCGGCGACGACGGCGAATTCGGCTACCGGCCGTTGCTGGACGCGATCGTGGCCGCGTTGCAGGCTCACCATCGCGGTGGCCTGCTCAGCGCTGATGAGTTGCGGCGCATGACGATTCCGACCTTCGCCCGCGCCGAGAAGGACTTTCGCGCCCCGTTCGCACCCAAAGGCCGCTTCGAGGGCCTGTCCATCGAACACCTGGAGGTGTTCAATGCCGAGGACCGGTTCTGGGCTCGCTACCAGGTCGACCATGACGCCGCCGCGTTCGGCGCGCAGTGGGCGGCGTTCGCCCGGGCGGCGGTGTTCCCGACGCTGGCCGCCTCGCTCGACGGCGGTCCCGCCGATCCGCGTGCCGCGGAGTTTGTCGATCACCTCGAGATCGCCGTCGCCGGGCGGCTGTCGAGCGCACCGGCTCCGATGCAAATTCCGCTCGCCTCGGTGGTGCTGGTCAAACACGGAAGATCGCACTGA
- a CDS encoding FAD-binding oxidoreductase: protein MKWNAWGDPAAAKPLSDSIRSLLEQALGVTGTPAAELEPDQVQLRPSTLSDEDRDALAAITGTDYCHTDDHHRLLHAGGKSTLDLLRRKDSGEQDAPDAVLLPGSEDDVAAILQYCTQHAIAVVPFGGGTSVVGGLDPIRGSFKAVVCMDLRRFDQLLALDEISGEAEFGAGVTGPGAERLLAEHGFSLGHFPQSFEFASLGGFAATRSSGQDSAGYGRFDDMVRGLRAITPAGVLDLGRAPASAAGPDLRQLLMGSEGVFGVITRVRVRVHPLPEVTRYEAWSFPDFATGTAALRAVTQTGTGPTVIRLSDEAETGVNLATTDAIGEQQITGGCLAITVFEGTAAHTESRHAETRALLQANGGTSLGEAPARAWEQGRFSAPYLRDSLLAAGALCETLETATTWSNIPTLKAAVTDALTRALAESGTPALVLCHISHVYATGASLYFTVVAGQRGNPIEQWRKAKAAASDAIMATGGTITHHHAVGADHRPWMRDEVGELGVQVLRAVKSTLDPAGILNPGKLIP from the coding sequence ATGAAGTGGAATGCCTGGGGCGACCCGGCTGCGGCCAAGCCGCTCTCCGATTCAATCCGGTCGCTGCTCGAGCAGGCCCTCGGCGTCACTGGGACACCCGCTGCGGAACTCGAGCCCGACCAGGTGCAACTGCGCCCATCGACGCTGTCCGACGAAGACCGCGACGCGCTGGCCGCGATCACCGGCACCGACTACTGCCACACCGACGACCACCACCGGCTGCTGCACGCCGGCGGCAAGTCGACGCTGGATCTGTTGCGCCGCAAGGACTCTGGTGAGCAGGATGCACCCGATGCGGTACTACTGCCTGGCTCCGAGGACGACGTCGCCGCCATCCTGCAGTACTGCACACAACACGCTATCGCCGTCGTGCCTTTCGGCGGCGGAACAAGCGTGGTCGGCGGGCTCGACCCGATCCGCGGCTCGTTCAAAGCCGTTGTCTGTATGGATCTCCGGCGCTTCGACCAATTGCTCGCTCTCGACGAAATCTCCGGCGAGGCTGAGTTCGGCGCCGGCGTCACCGGCCCGGGGGCCGAGCGGCTGCTCGCCGAACACGGTTTTTCGCTTGGGCATTTTCCGCAGAGCTTCGAGTTCGCCAGCCTCGGCGGGTTCGCCGCCACCCGGTCGTCGGGCCAGGACTCGGCGGGATACGGCCGATTCGACGACATGGTTCGCGGCCTGCGCGCAATCACGCCGGCGGGTGTATTGGATCTGGGCCGGGCCCCGGCATCAGCGGCCGGCCCCGACCTGCGCCAGCTGCTGATGGGGTCAGAGGGAGTCTTCGGCGTCATCACCCGGGTGCGGGTCCGCGTACACCCGCTGCCCGAAGTCACCCGCTACGAAGCCTGGTCGTTCCCCGACTTCGCCACCGGCACCGCCGCATTGCGCGCCGTTACCCAAACCGGCACCGGCCCGACCGTCATCCGGCTTTCCGACGAGGCTGAGACAGGCGTGAACCTCGCCACCACCGACGCGATCGGCGAGCAACAAATCACGGGCGGCTGCCTGGCGATCACCGTGTTCGAGGGCACGGCGGCACATACAGAGAGCAGGCACGCCGAGACCCGGGCACTGCTCCAGGCGAACGGCGGTACGTCACTCGGCGAAGCTCCGGCACGCGCCTGGGAACAAGGCAGGTTTTCGGCGCCGTACCTACGGGATTCGCTGCTGGCCGCCGGCGCGCTTTGCGAAACACTCGAAACGGCCACCACGTGGTCGAACATCCCGACGCTCAAGGCGGCAGTCACCGATGCGCTGACCCGGGCGCTCGCCGAATCCGGCACGCCCGCCTTGGTGTTGTGCCACATTTCGCATGTGTATGCCACCGGCGCGTCGCTCTATTTCACCGTCGTCGCCGGGCAACGCGGCAATCCGATCGAACAGTGGCGCAAAGCCAAGGCCGCAGCGTCGGATGCGATCATGGCCACCGGCGGAACAATCACCCATCATCACGCCGTCGGCGCCGACCACCGGCCGTGGATGCGCGACGAGGTGGGCGAGCTGGGCGTGCAGGTGTTGCGCGCGGTCAAGTCGACGCTCGATCCCGCCGGAATTCTCAACCCGGGCAAGCTCATTCCGTGA